The Nymphaea colorata isolate Beijing-Zhang1983 chromosome 5, ASM883128v2, whole genome shotgun sequence DNA segment TTTCAGAGACTTCCCGAGGTCAAaacgagctgaaattttcagcatagtcaGATAATTATATCCTCTTAGTgctgacaaaatttgaagtcaaaactccaccGTTTGATATTTCTGTACGTAAGTCATTTGGTTGCCTAAAAACAGCCTGGACTAAGGGCGTGCACATCGCACcacccggcccgatgcccaggcctagatgggaacgatccgggttatcatctctcttgtcATCTCATATGATTGgaatttatatcagttggatgttaaaaatgttttttttcttggctttctaaaagaagaagtttacatggaacaacctcctGGATATGCTACCAATGATCCAACCAAgtgggtgtgcaaattacaaaaatcgttgtatgggcttaagcaagcatctcgttcatggttcgatagattttccctCCATATACAGCAGGCTGGTTTCCTCAGAGGTCCacttgatcattttttattcatctatcattcaggtgaagttaccacttgactactcatatatgtagatgacatagttcttactggaAACTCTTCATTGTCATATATCTcatgttaaggaggtattgcaataagaattcaagatgaaggatctcggcaaactacggtatttcttgggtgttgagcttgatagaaaaggTGATACATTAACTCTTACACAGCATAAAtacactcttgatattttggagtaggcaggtatgacaaattgcaagcccataaTTACACCTAGTATTCTCAACATAAAATTAAATGCATTTGATGGGTGTGATGCCTAcccaaatcctagtttctaaacggagtatagttggcatgttgcaatatctcacttttacacgcccagacatagtatatgctcaatcaagtctctcagtttatgcatgcacccacaaaagggcatatggatgctaTCAAATGTATTTTGCATTATCTTAAGGCTACTCTTAGGGATGGACTCATCTACACAAGACAGTCAACTGTTTTGCATGGCCACAACATTTCCACTTATACTAATGCAGATTGGACAGGTGATTCAGATGATAGACGATGAGTTTCCGGTTATTGTttcttccttgattccaatcttattGGTTGGAGTAGCAAGAAACACCGTGCAGTTGTCaaatctagcactgaggcagaatatatgtTAATGGCTGCAGGCACAgctgaagcttcatggttacATCATTTGCTTGGGGAACTATCTCTTCCCATTGCTCAATCATTTCTATTTTATGACAGCCAAAGCGCGATCAAGATTGTTTTCAATCATGTTCTACATAATtcactaagcatatagagattgatcaacacttcattcatCAAAAGCTTGCGGAAGACGAGATTGCATGATCAAaccccatgcacaacttgaggggggctgttaagtttttacaatatggatcgggtcacccatacccgacccatttgatccacacacTTAACACATCATGGGCAGTgacatacttgtaaatcttaatattattttgtgtattttatgatgtaccataaatcgtgattagtatataatgataacaagaggtaGACATCATTAGTTGCTGCTTTCTTTCATCTCTatcttgcttggacgtgcagcccacttctctcttcctcctcttgcatctaacttcatttgGTGGTTTgatattagatatcaaaatcttacaaaacCTTGTGTATGTGAACAGAGAACTAAGACTACAAAATAGGTTCTGTTACTTCTCTATTGCCTGTTTTGTTTCCTTTCCCACATAAAGGATTTAAGTGATTATCGAGAATtcataaaggaaagaaatattCCTCATTGGAACAAGATATCTGCCTGATGTAAATGAATGgaaataaaatcatgatttttggGATCTATAATGTGGAAATTATCATGTGGTTATTATATCTGCTGCAGTAGCTGGTACTTGAATCATTATCTTGTGGCTGATCTGCTTTCTCCGAATGTCAGCAGCAAAAAGCTGAGATATCGAATCAACTGTAGACTTAAAATATGCTCTCATTTGTCTAATTTGCATTAATATTCGTTTGGATGTGCTGGATCGTTATGATGCACCTTCTATTATAAATTGGGTTCTTATTTTGTTGGATAaaatcctttaatttttttcaggCTCTTGTAATTTGGACTCTGATGTCTGGAACAGATTCTCCTTGTTCAAGACATCTCTGTTGCAAAACCCTGAAAATTTTGCTCCtatgatgaatttttgcaagAGATGGGCCTCAGCTTCAACAGCCACTACAACAGAGGATGAGGGCAAAATAAGCATAGGGCCCAAGAAGTCTGGATCTGATGAAGATGGAAAAGATGCAGGGGTTGTTTATTATGGACCCATTTCTTCCACCATCAAGAAAGTGAaacttctctccctctctacttGCTGCTTGTCAGTATCTCTTGGCCCTGTAGTGACCTTCTTAACTGCACCAGAAATGAATGTGATTCTCAAGGGGGCTGTTGCTTCGTCGGTCATATTTCTTAGTGCTTCCACCACTGCAGCACTGCACTGGTTTGTGAGCCCCTATGTTCACAAGCTCAGATGGGTGCCTGGTTCAGAAACATTTGAGGTTGAGATGATGTCTTGGTTGGCAACCTATATCCCAAGGACAATAAGGTTTATTGATGTCAAACCACCAAACAGCAACAGACCATTTGTCACTTTCAAGGCCAATAACAACTTTTACTTCATTGATGAAGAGCACTGTAGGAACAAGGCTCTCTTAGCAAGGCTGACACCTAAGGGACCAACCCATGAATCAGCGTTTAAGAACTTGTGAGCAGATACTATGCTGTCTTTGTTGCCTCTAGATTCTGGTCTTTCAGATATCTAGTAATTGGCATTCACCAGGCTGAGACTCAATGATGGATGACCAACAGTAGATCAGTTTTGCAAGGTAAGAAACTTTTGGGTTCGAAACTTTTGAATACCATTgttatgaaaaattttggctTTGCTCTTTCAATGCATTTGTTAAGCTATTAAAACGCACTGTACTTGGCTGTTGGAGCATAACTGTGTCCATCTGGCAGTTTTACATGAATGGGTTATGTTTATCAAATAatgcttcttgttttttctttttatttttattttttaagactGTACTGTGACGGGATCTAAACAGGTAGGTTCCTATGATGTAATTTGTTTCCCTTTCTGGTTATGGTTATATAACTTCAATTAAAGAAGCAATTAAGATATAGACAAGATTAAGAAGCTTATTTTTACTGACATAGTTCTACATAGCTTTATTATCTGTCTCTTCACACGGTACCTTGGTATTTGGTAAACTCCTCCTTTAAGATAACATCATTTGAAAGTTCATGACTGGATAAGCTAGAGATGTCtgatttttttgtcataatGAGGTTGTGGGTATGGACACTTGCAAGGCTGAGGCAGTGTCCTTAGGGGTGACATCTGAACCATGAAATTCTTAACTGGAGATGGTTTACAATTACATGTGAAATGTTAATAAACCCTCGGGAAAATGCTCAAATTCTATCCACTTGTTCCCTTTCATTGTATTTTGGTACCCTTTTATATTTTCCACATGAGACAAGTTGGAGAATGCACTTAGAAAGTTATTTCTGCACCAAATGCTTTTTACATAAATCCCATGAGCGTCACTAAACGCTTGGGATGGGCTCCTGTTTCGCGTAATTCTCTTTAATGAGAGACCAAAGGAATCCCTTAGCCTCCAGCACTATTTTAGGGCAGCCAGGAAGAGCTCACCACACGCATTGGTAACTGAATGCAAGACTTGGGATTTTGTCATGCACCATTACTGTAAGGAGACCAAGAAAATGGGATTCATTTTTGCAGTGACTGGGAGGCGATGGATGAGTAACTCGTGCACTACAGAATCTGCTACAGAATTTGGTGGACACCCACCTGAATATTTTTGTACGTACCCATAATTTTCAGTCCGCGACTGTGCTAAGTCAAAGAGGAGTCTCATGGGGCTTTTCAGAACATTATCTGAAAAAGTTCTGAAATATGTTGAAAACTCGACTTTGAACGTGCCTCCGATTTAGACGTGTGATTTGAATAGATATCACCCGTCTTGTCAATTCTTGGTTTGGCCATTCTCAATGCTGCGATTGGATGTAATCTACACTTGATCTTAGCAAAAGACCCAGAAAGGTACACTTTGACTGGATGTAATCAAACACAAGAAGAAGAGCTTGTATTCCTTATTTCAGTTTCAACAAAGTAACAAATTATCAAATTGATAATCTGAAATACCCTCTCTGAGTTTACCTTGCCTAAGTATGTGCCATCAAAAAATTAACATTAGATGACACGATACATTCAGTGAGACGattcttctttgctttcttttggaAATAAATGGAATTTAGAGTTTTGGCAAAGAGCGAAAGTGGATTAAACTCACCAAACGCCTTGTTCCTGGCGTAAGCTGTCCAAGTCCACCTATTTATACCCTAGGGAACATATTCTGGtttatatatgtttcttttttggatCAAATGCATTAATCTTAATGGATTTTGGAAAGTGTCGAACCTATTCTTCAGGAAAAGGGATGACTTAACATCTTATATGAGGTGTTGGCTTgcaaaccttttcctttctctgccGTATCACGGGAAACCTCTCCTGATGAAACTTCGTTCAAGCATGGCCTTCGACAACTGGAAAAAGTGTCTGACTTGGCCATACTTGGTAAAAGATGAATCATTTATACATGTGATGTATACCGCACAAATACGGTACATACTATTATTACATACTTATGAAGCTTATCTAATCACCTTCCGAATGTGTTTGATTTTGTTATTGAGAGTGCTGGGGAAAAAATGACCAGTGCTTGACATTTCAAACACGAAAAGAATAAAATGCAGGCGCAATTCATGTCCATGAAACAACTCTCAAAGAAACCAACATGTACAGGTTACTTATTATTATGCAGTTTtacttaagccattcatttcgttttcctttttgaagtagaataattttctttctaaagtaaatcttttcttttcattcgaAGAGTTAAACTTCCCCGGAACGGCTTCTTGAGGGACAACCCCCCCAATAGCAGGTGCTTGCAGCAGAAGTGGACGTATTTCACTAATCCAATGAGGACCATATTGGCGGTCACTTTCGTTATTGGATGGGTAGGAGCATTCGTGGGCGATAGATGGTGTCTTGCATGAAAGGGTTTTGTTTCACGTGCCTGTTGGGGGAGACACGTCACGTATAAGAAAGAGGCTGCTCTGGCTGTCTCCCTTCTACGAGATGGaaggaagatgatgatgaattgAGGGGGACAAAAGGAAAGTGCTGCACGTTTGAAGAGAATGTTCACAATGACTAAATTTGCAAAACATATGACATGACACAATTACCAACGTATAAATGATGAAGTCTTAAGACACCTAACCAGGTGCAACATGGAAGAACTTTAATGTACGCTTAGGTTTGACTAGTGATGGATTCAACCCATTTGCCATCGTATGGTCTGTTTTGCTGGTGATATATAATTTGTCATCTTGGATGTGCTTGAAGCAACCATATATGTTGTCCTAAATCATCTCAGGATTAACAGCTCCAAACACAAATGGCATGAATGTTTGTCTACAACCGTTGATGGATAAATTGAATTTGTCATGGGCTGAATGAGTATGTGCATTTGCCTTTCATAGATAACAACATTTCCAAATGCTTGTAGCTTTATTGTAAACTATATATGATTTTTCAGAATATGCGTGCATGTCAGGTTGGAGTACGAAGGGTATGCTAGCTTGTCCGGTTTGTTATAAAGATACAGGTAGTTGCAAATCGATCTTCAACACTAATCCTATAAAAGTTATTTTGTATCAAATAAAAAGTCTTCCTTAGCCTCAATTTTGgtgttgagaaaaaaaaactcgcAGAGAGTTGTTTATTGTGAGCCGATTCAAACAACTTGGCATGATGGTGTTGCtttagaaaaaagagagagagagaggctatTTAGATgttataatataaaaatttaaaaaaaaaatacgtttGTTTCAACTACTATACTTCATATCTTATTCTTTTCATGGATGCATATGCTCTGTCATCAGAGGCAGAACAAATTTTGTCGGGGAATTTCATGCCAAATTACTAATTCAAGTAAAAACAGTGGGGACAATTTTTTCAAGACCCTTAGGTCGTAATGGATTGTGGATACCTCAGTGCTTATCCACTAATTCTTGTCCACTAAAACGAATGCAGATTAATGGTCATTATGTTGCCTGTAAACTGTTGCAATGGTTGTGAAGTGACCACGTCATTACTCGGGGATGCGTTATTCCTCATTGCGTATaattgtttgtgtttgtttcctGCATTGGTTGAGTGTCTGTGTGCTCTTTGAAGTGGTTTTGAGTAAGTATTGAATAAACTTTCCCTTGATTAATTTAGGAATTAGACAGTAGgtaaatatatataatgctttAAACTTTAAATGTTTACAGGTACCTTAGCAGATGGCAGCTTATATTGATAGTAGAGAAGGCCCTTGAGAAGGGTCGGTTGTGGGATCTCTCTGTCTGAGCCACCAAGGTTTTGGCTTAATGTTTACTATCTACATATTATCTATACTACCTCTGTAGTCAGATggctgtttttttattttatatcacTACATCGCAAACAGCAGTTTGACATCATTCCACTTTAAGCGGAGGAAGCCAACCTGACATTACTTACTGATTCTAATCCAGAAACGCCGGGTATATTTCATACCGCCTTACAAGTTCGTTATATTTCAAACCGCCTTACAAGTTGCTCCTGCGGAAGATGACCCCTTTTCATCGGAGACAGCCTTTTTGTACTAAACATTCTTCCACGTTCCATATACAGAAGACATCCATGTAGGTTTTGGAATACACGACCGCAAGCGCTTTTCGTTTGAACAAAAAGATAGACCCAGTATTTAAAAGACACCGATACGTTTTGCAAGATGAGAAACTAAAGTTCCACAAAAAATGGCACAAAAATGAGAGGATGATGCCTCCTAGATTCAATCTCCTAAAAATTGGAAACGAAAATGAAGTTGAATGTCATTTTCTAGCATTCTAGACATAGAATTTCTAGCctttcacaaaatcaaagaacCAAAATGGATAAAAcattggaaaataaaatttccaaaaactGACGCCTCACTTCTTCTTTCCTGCCTTGGCCGCATCTCCGGCCTTGGTCTGCAAAAATATAGCAAAAGTTAGAATCCGACAGATATAGACTTGGCTGACTATACGAGAAAACCTCATCTGAGAGAGTTCAAGCAGGAAGCATTTTCCGCACCTTCTTGACACCACGAACTTTCTTTGacctgttctttctttctttcatctgCTTCCTAGACTTCTCCACCTTTGTGGCAAGCCCATTCTGAACATTTTACAGATCTCGATTAGTACAGTACTCTAGAGAGCAAgaaagaaccaaatgcttatCCAAGACAAATTAATCCCTCCAAGCAAATAACAGCTTGTCACCAGGGTAAATATTAAATAAACCTAACCAAGCCTAAACATCAATGCAGTCAAAACTTGAAGTAAAACAGAAGACTGCCCATGTGTAGAGCATCTTCATGTCGCCTACCAGCTGCCATTGGGCCTTTCAGATgcatacaaataaaaaaatataactcACCCATAAATATGAATTCATGGCAGTAGTCAATAAAGATGCAGGGCTTCCAACTGAACTCACCACCCAACTTTGATGTAGATTTAACAACTAATTATCTAACATTTTGAACTGTAACAAGAATAAACAGCAGTAGTCTACCAATGCAGGAATTCCAACTGATTGAACCAGTGTTTAAAAACTGGCCAAGTAAGCTGGTTGACCCAGCTCGGCTCGGCCCCCTACCGGGTCAACCCACTAGGACTCATTTTAGTATAAAACTAGGTAAGATTCAGCCTTGACTTGGTTGATTCGGCCGAGTCACGAGTCCAAGAAGACAAGAACAAgttatgtttgatttttcttttacgGTGTGTTATAAAAGGCGTCCGTCGACAATGGGTATGTTCTCaagcgaaaagaaaaaaaaaaaaagtgtttagTGAAGAGGGACGAGGGTCTATGATTTCCATCATCTATTCCGGTGAGAATAATGTCTGGCAAATACACCGGCTACAAccaaaaaacccaaaaaaccgACATCTCAGGTAACTTCTGTTTTTTTCcgtttgttttctattttttctgttttcccccCTTTTGCATCAAGTATTCCAGTGACTGCCATTTTTAGGAAGTTCAAGAACAATTATAATCTAGTCAAACTAAATGAAATTTCAAGGCACATATACAGAAGAAAGCTAGAATGTACAGGATATTATATTAGAAAACATATTTgttccctctttcttcttttcttttttttttgagagagagaaagagagctctGAGTCAACCAAGTTGACTCAGCTGACTCAATGACTGGGTCCTCAACCTggtaaaaaaaatggagaaccAGAAAGTGCCATCACCAGGCCAAGTCATGGGACGAAAGGACCGAGACATCCGAGTTTTGGCTGAGTAAAAGGTGGACTCAACCAAGTCATCTATGGATATGATCTAAGTGAGAATATTACATGTACAAAATATACTTATAAATGGTAAGAAAACCACATGTTATATCAGATTTTCAGTGTagcacataatatatatatatatatatatatatatatatatatatatatatatatatatatatatattacacgcACACAAAACACTAGGAGCTAGGAGATGAATATACATTATCATACATGTTATCTGTAATATTCTTATGATGAACCAAAAGCACTATTTTATACATATGCACACATACTTTACGCAAAAAAGAAGATGTTGAAACCAGGCCACAAGACTGAGTTGTCCCAGCAAGTCACGAATCAGTTCAATTAGAGTCGAGTCCCAAGTCACTCTGCTTTAAAACCTTGAGAGAGACTCTTCGGCTCATGAACACATACAGGTCCAGAAACACATCTAGGAACAAAAAGATTGAACAAAGGCCTCTAACATTGGTAGACTATGTCGCATGGGTAGGTAGGTAATAAGGGCTCGCATACCTGTTAGTACACTTTTTTTGGACGCACATATGCCACATCAAGTGGGCACCTTTCAGACTAAGAACCACttatgttaaaacttaaaatgtcaaaagttttttaaaattgttgtgtCCCTGTACCAAAGCCAGTAAGCCACACCCATGTAACTCCATTGTTAGATGAAGAAGACGGATTTGATTTTACAATGATCTCAAATGGAGGTGAGCAGCAGTTTTTCGAACACCCAACACATCCATTGCAAATATACAGCATTTAAGACCATCAGAGTGACCATCtcagttttaaattttacattttcacCATACCACGTGCAAAAATTGGATGTCTTCATATCTCAGACATCACCTTATTTGATCCATAAAATAAGGCCTAAGGTTACTATCCTAAATACCTTTTATTATCAACAAAGAACCATGCTACATCCTGGTCCAGTCACACTTTTTGTCCATGATTAGTCTTTTCAAATTTagatgattttctttgttctggTTCCAACCGGTCTGGATCTATAGTTCTAAAGACTATGGCCCTAAATACCTTTTTTCATCGTCAAAGAACCTTCCTGCCTCATGGTTCGGTCACACTTTGGCCATGattattcttttcaaatttagatttgtttGTTTGTACTGGTTCCAACCGGTCTGAATCTCTAGTTTTAAGACCATGATCCTACATGCATTTTTATCATCGTCCAAGAACTTTCCTGCCTCCTGGTTCCGTTACACCTTTTGGCCATGATTATTCTTTTCAAGtttagatgattttttttgttccggTTCCAACCAGCCTGGATCTCTACTTTTAATGACTCTGATACtaaatgcctttttattatCATCAAAGAACCTTCCTGCCTCATGGTTCAGACACATTTTTTCCATgattaattttcaaatatagaATATAGTTGTTTGTTCTTGTTCCAACTGGTCTAGCTCTCTAGTTTTAAGGCATCTTGATTGTTTCTTGTGTTCAGTTGGACCTAATGACAGACCGAATGCATGATTGCACCAGTTACATATGGACGTGGATTTTGTGACATCAGCATTGTCACTAGTCATAATCAGCAACATTGGCGTATTGCAGGAATTTTTTAATGAGAAGCTGCAATTCACTCTCTTAATTGAATGGCCAA contains these protein-coding regions:
- the LOC116253895 gene encoding uncharacterized protein LOC116253895, giving the protein MRRTRQIVSDEHLAEVGGTVVKTRDSPGCPNSEAAQEQSQKRTSRVGRRRPFGACLPLLLYGLVMAKVIAGRLLASQRMRFMPSCSSLLTRKFSTDLKGSCNLDSDVWNRFSLFKTSLLQNPENFAPMMNFCKRWASASTATTTEDEGKISIGPKKSGSDEDGKDAGVVYYGPISSTIKKVKLLSLSTCCLSVSLGPVVTFLTAPEMNVILKGAVASSVIFLSASTTAALHWFVSPYVHKLRWVPGSETFEVEMMSWLATYIPRTIRFIDVKPPNSNRPFVTFKANNNFYFIDEEHCRNKALLARLTPKGPTHESAFKNL